The Dreissena polymorpha isolate Duluth1 chromosome 2, UMN_Dpol_1.0, whole genome shotgun sequence nucleotide sequence GATGTTCTTCAAGTCTGCGGGGATGGTCTGTCAAGGAAAATGGATGACGTCTATATAACTTGTGATATTAATCAATTTTCAATCAATAGAGGGTATATTTTAGAAgcataatatatacatacatatatatttatttatatgcttaCTACAATACGTATTTTGATATTCAGAATAGTAAACTTAGATTAATTGTATGTTGCGGTACTGTAAACAATTATAATGGTATTGAagtttaaatagtttatatgtTACATTCGACCCTATTATTATTCAATGAACATGCCTGTCGAGCGTCTACTCACCGGGTCGTCAACGGGAATCTTCTCGACGCCTTCACACACATGCAGTAGGATATCGACGGCAGTCTTATTGCCATGGCGGTCGGCATCATCACTCTCGGAACTGTCCTTTCCACCGCGGGATTTCTTACCTCCAGCTGGGCCACGTTTACCCTGAAACAATTAAGTAgatagattaaaaaaaatctaattaccGTAATTGATAATCTATTCGTTTAACATGGCTGATTACTCCATGTAGCGTGCTATATTTGTCAATTCGATCGCCTCTGTTTAACTGGCACTGacatttatcaattaattaattaatattagaGAAAATCCTGCTAGGATAAATATACTAAGTTGAGTAAAGGAAAAGATTCAAATCGATTAAAGCGAGTCTCAAAAGGTATGCTGCTCTGACCTGATAAAGTAAAACGTGCACGAACAAACTTAACTGCAAATATAGAAAATACTATATTATGCTACTAAAGGACATTTTTACGAGTGCCAGTTGTCGGCGTATACGTTTATGAATAAAGATACTTCAATTTAATCGTAATGTGGCTTACAGTTCCCTCAGCAGGCGGGGCGTCTGTCGGCTTGTTGGCTTCTAGCCAGGCCAGGAGATCCGTGCAGACGCCGCTGACGCTGGTGAACACACCGTCGAATGTCGTGTTGTTGTTGGTGATATTTCCGTTCACGAGTGCGCCGCAGAATTTTCCCGCGCCTTTTACAGCTTCCGGTCTCCTCGGCGGCTTTAAGTCACCGCCACCATTTGCTGGCTTGGGTGTCTGCGTTGGCTTGGCTCTTTGCATTGGTGTGGGCTTCTGCTTTCCGGACCCTTTCGAAGGCCGTTGCTGATTTCCTGACCCACCCTGCAGATAATAATATTTCTTTTCTTACAGCCATTCTTTAAATCGAAGAAAATCACGATACTAACAACGTACAGTCTATATTTACACCTTTTAATCATGGCTATAGATTTATCATACCTAAAATAGCGGTTTATACATGAATATTAGTATTCCCTCACTGACTATGCTAATATGCTCAAATAAACTGTGAAGTAGATTTCCTTTTACCTGTGGTCGGGCTTCGCTTAGGATAACTGCACAAACCAACACTGCGACGACAATCTTCATTGAAATATGCATCTGAAAATATTACAATATCACTTTCCTTTATCGCGATCGACCTTGCAGGAAATGCATATCAATGTCATGTAAAGGCATTTTATATCGACTTTTGCtgttaataaatgtaacagtaataTTCATAAGAATGTAGTTATGTAAGTCGTATTTTACTTAAACGATGAAAAAAATAACTTACCGTTTATTCTGATGTCAATGTATACTTCGAACCAGCTATATTCTTAAGAAGTGCTTTCCTTAAGTCCTGACCCGCAGGCTTTGTAGAATTCGAATGAATGCCGCTTCCCACAACCGACCGCAATATATACTCGTACCCGGGCATTCGGTAAACAAGGCATTGTGAGAAAACGTGATCATGCCAGCTCGAGTCGTCACGATCCGCAGTCACCCGTGCCTAAGTATATGTATTAAGCCTTTTGTTCGGCTGTTAGATGTATATATAGGCCACGTTTCTGTTCCAATACCATACATAGATCGtgattaaattgtaaagcaaTCGACAGCTTCGTGATGTTTGTATATGGTGCGTCATAGTCATGCGCTATTTTTTTGTCACTATCAAGGTTACTGGAAAAACACTTAAGTCGGAATTACAAGTATGAAGTATTACATTTCAAAATGACAAGGCGATCGTGCGATCGGATTGATTTAAGCACATTTCGTGAATGTATAACTAtaggctttaaaaataaatgctataATTTGTTTGGTGTCATTATTATG carries:
- the LOC127866204 gene encoding uncharacterized protein LOC127866204, which encodes MHISMKIVVAVLVCAVILSEARPQGGSGNQQRPSKGSGKQKPTPMQRAKPTQTPKPANGGGDLKPPRRPEAVKGAGKFCGALVNGNITNNNTTFDGVFTSVSGVCTDLLAWLEANKPTDAPPAEGTGKRGPAGGKKSRGGKDSSESDDADRHGNKTAVDILLHVCEGVEKIPVDDPTIPADLKNIITRFDTECDEARKLAGGSAPTDAPVPTAAPN